GGTACTATTCACCGCATTAGCAACGACAAGGGCAGCTGCAGGTGGCTTGGACAAGCAGTACAAAATCGACCACGACTTAAATCTGCAATTGGCTCGGGCAGCCAAGGACAAGGGATGTGAAACGATTGTACTTGTTTCTTCTGCTGGTGCTCATGCAGACTCTAGATTCGGCTACATGAAGATGAAAGGTGAAATTGAGCGTGATGTTATCGCTCTTAATTTCAAGCACACTATAATTCTACGTCCGGGCCCCCTTTTGGGTGAAAGGGAAAATTCTAAGCAGAGCGGGTTTGGTGGTAATCTTGCTGCTGCGTTGGGCGTTCGTGTGTACCGTTCTAGATTCCAGAGTTGGTTGGGCTACCCAGTCTACGGCGATGAGGTTGGAAAGGTTGGTGTTCATTTAGCTTTGAATCTCACTGGGAAGAGCAAAGTCCAATTTGTTTCGAGTAAGGAAATCCTCGACATTTCCAGTTCCCTTGAGAAAAATACTACTTAAATCAAGTAGTGGTATTGTCTCCTAGTTGTTACTGTATTTATATTAACGTACTTTTGCGCGCACGGGCTCGGTTAAACACGGATTTTCAACAACTTCACAGTCATAGCGacttttgctttttcgCCTCTTTGTTTGCTTTTGAATTAATGATGGTAAACAAAGGTTTATTGTAATGACATTTCGTTCATATATATCGTGTTTACGTTTAGCTGTATAAAGTgaattattatcattatctaacgttgcttttttttacattgCTGTCTGCCCTCTTATGCTTATAGAAAACAGTAATGATCGATTTGGTATCGTCATAGATGCAGGTTCTTCTGGTTCGAGAATTCACGTGTTTAAGTGGCAGGACGCAGAATCACTTCTTCGTGCAAAATACCAGGTCTCAGACTCCGTGTTTCAGTCAGTACCTCATATTCATCAAGAGAATGACTGGACTTCCAAAATTAATCCAGGTTTATCCACTTTTGAAAGGAAGCCCAAAGAGTCTTATAAATCTCACATCAAGCCATTACTTGATTTTGCTAAAGGAATTATTCCTGAATCGCATTGGTCAAATTGTCCCGTTTTTATTCAGGCCACCGCAGGCATGCGTCTTTTACCCCAAGACAGACAATCAGCCATTTTGGATGACTTGTGTCAGGGGCTCAAACATCATTCAGAATTCCTAATTGAGGATTGCTCCTCACAAATCCAAGTTATCGATGGTGAAACTGAAGGTTTATATGGCTGGCTCAGCTTGAACTATCTTTATGGACACTTCAATGACTTTAATCCGGAAGTTTCAGACCATTTCACTTTCGGATTCATGGATATGGGTGGTGCCTCTACTCAGATTGCATTTGCGCCGCATGATCGAGAAGAAATTGCTAGACATAGAGATGACATCGCCACTGTCTTCCTGAGGAGCGTTAATGGAGATTTACAAAAATGGGACGTCTTTGTCAGTACTTGGTTAGGGTTTGGTGCCAATCAAGCTAGAAGAAGGTATTTGGCTCAGTTAATCAATACTCTACCAGAAAACACAAATAATTACAAAGATGATGACTTTTCTACAAAGACTTTGAACGATCCATGCATGCCGCGAGGAAGTAATGctgattttgaatttaaagATACCACTTTTCATATTACTGGTTCGGGGAATTATGTGCAATGTACCAAGTCTATTTACCCCttacttttgaaaaatatgcCTTGTGATGACGAGCCATGTTTATTTAATGGTGTTCATGCTCCTCGGATAGATTTTGCTAATGATAAATTCATAGGTACTTCTGAATATTGGTACACCGCAAACGATGTATTTAAGCTGGGGGGTGAATACAACTTTGAAAAGTATAGCCAAAGCGTAAGAGAATTTTGCAATTCCAATTGGACCCAAATATTAGGAAATAGTAATAAAGGAATGTATAATTCTATTCCAGAgagttttttgaaagatgcATGTTTTAAAGGCAACTGGGTCCTCAATATACTTCATGAAGGGTTTGATATGCCTCGAATAGAGGTTGATGCCGAAAAGATCGATAATGAACCTTTGTTTCAAAGTGTGGAAAAAGTCAATGAACGAGAGCTATCCTGGACATTGGGTAAAATGTTACTTTATGCTTCTGGAAGTATATTAGCTGGTAGTGATGATTACGTAGTAGGCATTGCACCCAGTGAAAGAAGAACGAAACTCACAGGTAAGAAATTCATACCTGGCAAGTTATTTGGGTCTAATCAATTACCTAAGCAAACCCCCAATTTCTCTACTAAATGGTTGTTGGTGTGGTTTACGATAATCTGTGTcatattttatttgatCTTTCATAATTCTCACACCACCAAAAGGCGATTTTTTGGATTCTATAACGTTACCAAGGACCTCAAGACAGGTATAAGGAGAAAGTTGAAGTTTTTAACGAGATCAGATCCATTTTCCAGATTGGAGGAAGGGGAATTTGGAACAAATGTGGATAGTTTGAAAGATGCGCACAGAATGAAGTGTAGCAGTATGTTTGATCTCGGCAAGAGTTCAGCAACAATGCAAAGGGAGCACGAACCGCAAAGGACAGCAAGTCAATCAGCTAATCTCGCTCCGTCAAACTTACGACCTGCGTTTTCCATGGCGGATTTCTCTAAATTCAAGGACAGTAGGCTATATGATTGAATGTGGTCGAGAAACTAGCgcatgaaaaaaaaaaaacatacttatatatatgtatatatgtgAAGTACCATTGTATTGCATTCAGGTCGGATCAACTCTTTCTTATCCACGTCACTCCAAACGTCacttctctcttttttctttttgattttttttcagttgcTGAAAATTTTCGAGCGAGGCGATGAGATGAGCTAGTTacattaaaagaaaactgtaCTAGTAATGTTCTAGTCTTTATAATAAATTCGGTGCAAAGACAGATAAAATAGATATACCATCACCGTTATAACACTTACATAATGAGAGTCAGAAAGCGTCAATCCAGAAGAACATCTACCAAATTGAAGGAAGGCATTAAGAAGAAGGCCTCTGCCCatagaaaaaaggaaaagaagatggcAAAGAAAGATATTACTTGGAAATCGAGGGCTAAGAAAGATCCTGGTATCCCTTCTAACTTTCCTTATAAGGCTAAGATTctagaagaaatagaagcgaagaaaatgaaggatTTGGAGGAAAGAGAGCTTGCCAAACAGCAACGATTGGAAGCTAGGAAAGCTGCCAAAGAACAAGGTGTTGATGCAATGGACGAAGACGTTgtggatgaagatgaaaatggaCTAGCAGCGTTGGTTGAATCAGCTCAGCAAGCTGCTGCTGAATATGAGGGTACATCCTCTAATAATGTAGATGCTGGTAATGACGAGCTAGATGTTATTGATTATGATATTGATTTCTACGGCGATGATGTGGAAGGGGAATCAGAACTAGAAAAATCCAGGAAGGCTTACgacaaaattttcaaatctgtTGTTGATGCTTCTGATGTTATCCTCTATGTTTTGGACGCTAGAGATCCAGAAGGTACCAGATCAAGAAGAGTTGAAGAAGCTATCTTACAAAGTCAAGGTAGAAGACTAATTCTAATATTGAATAAAGTTGATTTAATTCCTCCATATGTATTAGAACAATGGTTGAATTACTTGAAGTCCAGTTTCCCTACAATTCCTTTAAGAGCATCTTCTGGTGCAGTTAACGGAACttctttcaacaaaaaattaagCCAAACTACTACTGCAAGCGCATTACTAGA
This genomic stretch from Saccharomyces mikatae IFO 1815 strain IFO1815 genome assembly, chromosome: 5 harbors:
- the FMP52 gene encoding Fmp52p (similar to Saccharomyces cerevisiae FMP52 (YER004W); ancestral locus Anc_7.148) → MNALVLGATGLCGGGFLRHAQEAPQFAKVYAILRREAPFQAAGKVVAMVEKDSSEWSALVTNEMHPQVLFTALATTRAAAGGLDKQYKIDHDLNLQLARAAKDKGCETIVLVSSAGAHADSRFGYMKMKGEIERDVIALNFKHTIILRPGPLLGERENSKQSGFGGNLAAALGVRVYRSRFQSWLGYPVYGDEVGKVGVHLALNLTGKSKVQFVSSKEILDISSSLEKNTT
- the YND1 gene encoding apyrase (similar to Saccharomyces cerevisiae YND1 (YER005W); ancestral locus Anc_7.149) → MLIENSNDRFGIVIDAGSSGSRIHVFKWQDAESLLRAKYQVSDSVFQSVPHIHQENDWTSKINPGLSTFERKPKESYKSHIKPLLDFAKGIIPESHWSNCPVFIQATAGMRLLPQDRQSAILDDLCQGLKHHSEFLIEDCSSQIQVIDGETEGLYGWLSLNYLYGHFNDFNPEVSDHFTFGFMDMGGASTQIAFAPHDREEIARHRDDIATVFLRSVNGDLQKWDVFVSTWLGFGANQARRRYLAQLINTLPENTNNYKDDDFSTKTLNDPCMPRGSNADFEFKDTTFHITGSGNYVQCTKSIYPLLLKNMPCDDEPCLFNGVHAPRIDFANDKFIGTSEYWYTANDVFKLGGEYNFEKYSQSVREFCNSNWTQILGNSNKGMYNSIPESFLKDACFKGNWVLNILHEGFDMPRIEVDAEKIDNEPLFQSVEKVNERELSWTLGKMLLYASGSILAGSDDYVVGIAPSERRTKLTGKKFIPGKLFGSNQLPKQTPNFSTKWLLVWFTIICVIFYLIFHNSHTTKRRFFGFYNVTKDLKTGIRRKLKFLTRSDPFSRLEEGEFGTNVDSLKDAHRMKCSSMFDLGKSSATMQREHEPQRTASQSANLAPSNLRPAFSMADFSKFKDSRLYD
- the NUG1 gene encoding RNA-binding GTPase NUG1 (similar to Saccharomyces cerevisiae NUG1 (YER006W); ancestral locus Anc_7.150); the encoded protein is MRVRKRQSRRTSTKLKEGIKKKASAHRKKEKKMAKKDITWKSRAKKDPGIPSNFPYKAKILEEIEAKKMKDLEERELAKQQRLEARKAAKEQGVDAMDEDVVDEDENGLAALVESAQQAAAEYEGTSSNNVDAGNDELDVIDYDIDFYGDDVEGESELEKSRKAYDKIFKSVVDASDVILYVLDARDPEGTRSRRVEEAILQSQGRRLILILNKVDLIPPYVLEQWLNYLKSSFPTIPLRASSGAVNGTSFNKKLSQTTTASALLESLKTYSNNSNLKRSIVVGVIGYPNVGKSSVINALLARRGGQSKACPVGNEAGVTTSLREIKIDNKLKILDSPGICFPSENKKRSKVEHEAELALLNALPAKHIVDPYPAVLTLVKRLAKSDEMTESFKKLYEIPPIPANDADTFTKHFLIHVARKRGRLGKGGIPNLASAGLSVLNDWRDGKILGWVLPNASIAASQQDKQNLSTISTGTKQAPTPTNESTIVSEWSKEFDLDGLFSSLDKAIDASKDQDAMME